In Chelmon rostratus isolate fCheRos1 chromosome 4, fCheRos1.pri, whole genome shotgun sequence, a genomic segment contains:
- the mob3c gene encoding MOB kinase activator 3C, whose amino-acid sequence MALCLGQVFSKDKTFRPRKRFEPGTQRFELYKKAQASLKSGLDLRKVVQLPEGENINDWIAVHVVDFFNRINLIYGTMSEFCTERTCPIMSGGLRYEYRWQDGDDYKKPTKLPALKYMNLLMDWIESLINDEEIFPTRVGVPFPKNFQQVCKKILSRLFRVFVHVYIHHFDSICSMGAEAHINTCYKHYYYFISEFNLIDHSELEPLKEMTEKICN is encoded by the exons ATGGCGTTGTGTCTTGGACAAGTGttcagcaaagacaaaacattcaGACCAAGGAAGCGGTTTGAACCTGGCACCCAGCGCTTTGAACTCTACAAGAAGGCCCAGGCCTCGCTCAAGTCCGGCTTGGACCTGAGGAAAGTGGTTCAGCTGCCGGAGGGAGAGAACATCAACGACTGGATTGCCGTTCACGTGGTGGATTTCTTTAACAGGATCAACTTGATCTATGGCACAATGAGTGAGTTCTGCACCGAGCGCACGTGTCCCATCATGTCTGGGGGGCTGAGGTACGAGTACAGGTGGCAGGACGGTGACGACTACAAGAAACCCACCAAGCTGCCCGCTCTCAAGTACATGAACCTGCTGATGGACTGGATAGAGTCGCTCATCAACGATGAAGAGATCTTCCCCACCAGAGTAG GTGTACCTTTCCCCAAGAACTTCCAGCAGGTGTGCAAGAAGATCCTGAGCCGTCTCTTCAgggtgtttgtgcatgtttacaTCCATCACTTTGACAGCATCTGCAGCATGGGTGCAGAGGCCCACATCAATACCTGCTACAAGCACTACTACTACTTCATCTCTGAGTTCAACCTCATTGATCATTCTGAACTGGAGCCCCTG AAAGAGATGACAGAGAAGATATGCAATTAA